Proteins co-encoded in one Zootoca vivipara chromosome 3, rZooViv1.1, whole genome shotgun sequence genomic window:
- the CLN8 gene encoding protein CLN8, whose product MDLETAGPTPSSLFSWDYVLWEVRLKLVAAGFFLYLGVFCLSHCLSSWMIATYRSLPAKEKVFWNLAATRGVFGIQSCVAGLWALLLDPVFQADKVYSQQEWSWFNCLIASGFFLLENVAVHVSNVVFRTFDLFLVVHHFLAFGGFFGLVTNVKSGHYIPLMGMLLEMSTPFTCISWMLLKVGLANTPFWKANQWLMIHMFHCRMILTYHMWWVCISNWNAVVENLGLLHFAVVFTGMSAVTVILNPYWTYKKTQQLLCPVDWNFANRTMENGSSPKPNGDVLQKKGL is encoded by the exons ATGGATCTTGAAACTGCTGGGCCGACACcctcgtccctattttcatgggattaCGTTTTGTGGGAAGTCCGTCTGAAGCTAGTGGCGGCCGGATTCTTCCTCTACTTGGGCGTGTTCTGCCTCTCGCACTGCCTGTCTTCATGGATGATAGCCACTTACCGCTCGTTGCCGGCGAAGGAGAAAGTCTTCTGGAACCTGGCTGCTACGCGAGGCGTGTTTGGCATCCAGAGTTGTGTCGCCGGCTTGTGGGCCTTGCTTCTGGATCCGGTTTTTCAAGCTGACAAGGTGTACTCCCAGCAGGAGTGGAGCTGGTTCAACTGCCTCATAGCCTCTGGCTTCTTCCTGCTCGAAAATGTAGCTGTTCACGTTTCCAACGTTGTCTTCAGGACATTTGACTTGTTCTTAGTCGTTCACCATTTCCTTGCCTTCGGTGGCTTTTTTGGTCTGGTCACCAACGTAAAGTCCGGGCACTACATACCCTTGATGGGAATGCTGCTGGAGATGAGTACGCCTTTCACTTGCATATCGTGGATGCTTTTAAAG GTCGGCTTGGCGAACACTCCCTTTTGGAAGGCAAACCAGTGGCTGATGATCCACATGTTTCATTGCCGCATGATCCTCacctaccacatgtggtgggtgtGTATTTCTAACTGGAACGCTGTTGTGGAGAACCTTGGTCTCCTGCATTTTGCTGTCGTGTTCACAGGGATGAGCGCCGTCACCGTAATACTTAACCCCTACTGGACATACAAAAAGACTCAGCAGCTCCTCTGCCCCGTGGACTGGAACTTTGCCAACAGAACGATGGAAAACGGCTCGTCCCCCAAACCCAACGGGGACGTGTTGCAGAAGAAAGGGTTGTGA